A single window of Leclercia adecarboxylata DNA harbors:
- a CDS encoding ORF6N domain-containing protein, producing the protein MAMKAELAPVAARDLQIIAYRGQRVVTTEQLAAGYGTDIVNIKMNYSRNAARFAEGKHFFKVTGEELANLRVTFSYLQISNKTRSLMLWTERGAANHAKMLETDQAWGYHEDLVEFYFTQRGTIASPATPLTLSRKELALMVIEAEERAEAAALETRTLSATVESLEKHFTKGMTIPAFSKALNGVNINKMMWWASERGWVFNEQRDPEKDPRWRVASYARDKYLTEDQTQITPHGKDAFTKFTPVLLEKGCHRLYQLYMKGELPMKKTWNGAYLHDKAIYTPEGR; encoded by the coding sequence ATGGCAATGAAAGCAGAATTAGCACCAGTAGCGGCCCGTGACCTGCAGATCATCGCGTATCGCGGTCAGCGAGTTGTAACCACTGAACAGCTGGCGGCCGGGTACGGTACTGATATCGTCAACATCAAGATGAACTATTCGCGCAACGCCGCCCGCTTTGCAGAAGGAAAACACTTCTTCAAAGTCACAGGGGAAGAGTTAGCTAATTTGCGAGTGACTTTTAGTTACCTGCAAATTTCCAACAAAACCCGTTCTCTTATGTTGTGGACAGAACGCGGCGCGGCCAACCACGCGAAAATGCTTGAGACGGATCAGGCGTGGGGGTACCACGAGGACCTGGTGGAATTCTACTTCACGCAGCGTGGCACCATCGCTTCACCGGCAACACCGCTGACACTTAGCCGTAAAGAATTGGCGCTGATGGTCATTGAAGCCGAAGAACGCGCCGAAGCCGCTGCACTGGAAACCAGGACCCTCAGCGCCACTGTTGAAAGCCTGGAGAAGCACTTCACCAAAGGCATGACGATCCCGGCATTCAGCAAGGCGCTGAACGGCGTCAACATCAACAAAATGATGTGGTGGGCGTCCGAGCGTGGCTGGGTGTTTAACGAGCAACGCGACCCAGAGAAAGATCCGCGCTGGCGCGTCGCCTCATATGCCCGCGACAAATATCTGACGGAAGACCAGACGCAGATCACCCCGCACGGCAAGGATGCTTTCACGAAGTTTACGCCAGTACTGCTGGAGAAAGGCTGCCACCGCCTGTATCAGCTGTACATGAAAGGTGAGCTGCCAATGAAAAAGACCTGGAATGGCGCGTACCTCCACGACAAAGCGATTTATACCCCGGAGGGACGCTAG
- a CDS encoding helix-turn-helix domain-containing protein: MRMFTTPLRKARLKAKMTIQEVASSIKCDPGNLSRMERGIQRPSPEVAERLAKLFSAELTEIQILYPERFSSDGYHP, encoded by the coding sequence ATGCGCATGTTTACTACACCGCTACGCAAAGCTCGCCTCAAAGCAAAGATGACCATTCAGGAGGTTGCATCATCCATTAAGTGCGACCCCGGTAATCTTAGTCGAATGGAGCGAGGTATACAGAGGCCTTCTCCGGAAGTTGCTGAGAGACTGGCCAAATTGTTCAGCGCGGAACTGACAGAAATTCAGATCCTCTATCCCGAAAGGTTTAGCTCTGATGGATATCACCCGTAA
- a CDS encoding VOC family protein, with protein MANWQSVDELQDIAADLPRFTAAFTALAERLGLEIAPLAADHISLRCHQNATADRWRRGFEQCGELLSENIINGRPICLFKLHEPVCVGHWRFEVVELPWPGEKRYPHEGWEHIEIVLPGDPDTLNARALALLSDEGLSQPGIFVKTSSPKGDRERLPNPTLAVTDGSVTVKFHPWTIEQIVASEE; from the coding sequence ATGGCGAACTGGCAATCTGTTGACGAGCTGCAGGACATTGCAGCTGATTTACCGCGTTTCACCGCGGCCTTTACGGCGCTTGCCGAACGCCTGGGTCTGGAGATCGCTCCGCTCGCGGCGGACCATATCTCCCTGCGCTGCCATCAGAATGCCACCGCCGATCGCTGGCGGCGCGGGTTTGAGCAGTGCGGCGAGCTGCTCTCTGAAAATATCATCAATGGCCGTCCGATCTGCCTGTTCAAGCTGCACGAGCCGGTCTGCGTCGGACACTGGCGCTTTGAGGTAGTTGAACTGCCGTGGCCGGGTGAGAAACGCTATCCCCACGAAGGCTGGGAGCACATCGAAATCGTGCTGCCTGGTGACCCCGACACCCTCAATGCCCGCGCGCTGGCGCTGCTGTCCGACGAGGGCTTAAGCCAGCCCGGGATCTTTGTTAAAACCAGCTCGCCAAAAGGGGATCGCGAACGTCTGCCGAATCCGACTCTGGCAGTTACCGACGGCAGCGTGACCGTCAAGTTTCACCCCTGGACCATCGAACAGATTGTCGCCAGCGAAGAATAA
- the argS gene encoding arginine--tRNA ligase — protein MNIQALLSEKVSQALIAAGAPADCEPQVRQSAKVQFGDYQANGVMAVAKKLGMAPRQLAEQVLTHLDLQGIASKTEIAGPGFINIFLDPAFLAQNVDAALKSDRLGVAQPQAQTIVVDYSAPNVAKEMHVGHLRSTIIGDASVRTLEFLGHNVIRANHVGDWGTQFGMLIAWLEKQQQDNAGEMALADLEGFYRDAKKHYDEDEAFAERARSYVVKLQGGDEYFRQMWRQLVDITMSQNQLTYDRLNVTLTRKDVMGESLYNPMLAGIVADLKAKGLAVESEGATVVFLDEYKNKEGEPMGVIIQKKDGGYLYTTTDIACAKYRYETLHADRVLYYIDSRQHQHLMQAWTIVRKAGYVPDSVPLEHHMFGMMLGKDGKPFKTRAGGTVKLADLLDEALERARRLVAEKNPDMPADELEKLANAVGIGAVKYADLSKNRTTDYVFDWDNMLAFEGNTAPYMQYAYTRVLSVFRKAEIDEAVLAQAQVTISEDREAQLAARLLQFEETLSVVARDGTPHVMCAYLYDLAGLFSGFYEHCPILSAESEAVRNSRLKLAQLTAKTLKLGLDTLGIETVERM, from the coding sequence GTGAATATTCAGGCTCTTCTCTCAGAAAAAGTCAGTCAGGCACTGATTGCTGCAGGCGCACCTGCAGACTGTGAACCGCAGGTTCGTCAGTCAGCGAAAGTACAGTTTGGCGACTATCAGGCCAATGGCGTGATGGCAGTGGCTAAAAAACTGGGCATGGCGCCGCGACAACTCGCAGAGCAGGTCCTGACGCACCTGGATCTGCAGGGTATCGCCAGCAAAACCGAAATCGCCGGGCCGGGCTTTATCAATATCTTCCTCGACCCTGCCTTCCTGGCGCAAAACGTAGATGCGGCCCTGAAATCCGACCGTCTGGGCGTGGCACAGCCGCAAGCGCAAACCATCGTCGTCGACTACTCCGCCCCGAACGTGGCGAAAGAGATGCACGTCGGCCACCTGCGCTCCACCATCATCGGTGATGCCTCCGTGCGCACCCTGGAGTTCCTCGGCCACAACGTGATCCGCGCGAACCACGTCGGCGACTGGGGCACCCAGTTCGGCATGCTGATCGCCTGGCTGGAAAAACAGCAGCAGGATAACGCTGGTGAGATGGCGCTGGCGGACCTGGAAGGCTTCTACCGCGATGCGAAAAAGCACTACGACGAAGACGAAGCCTTTGCCGAGCGCGCGCGTAGCTACGTGGTGAAACTGCAGGGCGGCGACGAGTACTTCCGTCAGATGTGGCGCCAGCTGGTGGACATCACCATGTCCCAGAACCAGCTCACCTACGATCGTCTGAACGTGACCCTGACCCGTAAAGACGTGATGGGCGAGAGCCTGTACAACCCGATGCTGGCCGGGATCGTGGCCGACCTGAAAGCCAAAGGGCTGGCGGTCGAAAGCGAAGGCGCAACGGTGGTCTTCCTTGATGAGTACAAAAACAAGGAAGGCGAACCGATGGGCGTCATCATCCAGAAAAAGGATGGCGGCTACCTCTACACCACCACCGATATCGCCTGCGCCAAATATCGCTACGAAACGCTGCATGCGGATCGCGTCCTCTATTACATCGACTCCCGTCAGCACCAGCACCTGATGCAGGCGTGGACCATCGTGCGTAAAGCGGGCTATGTACCGGACTCCGTGCCGCTGGAACACCACATGTTCGGCATGATGCTGGGTAAAGACGGCAAACCGTTTAAAACCCGTGCGGGCGGTACCGTGAAGCTGGCGGATCTGCTGGACGAGGCGCTGGAGCGTGCCCGCCGTCTGGTGGCAGAGAAAAACCCGGACATGCCTGCAGACGAGCTGGAAAAACTGGCGAACGCCGTCGGTATCGGTGCGGTGAAATATGCGGATCTCTCCAAGAACCGTACCACCGACTACGTATTCGACTGGGATAACATGCTGGCCTTCGAAGGCAACACCGCGCCGTACATGCAGTATGCCTACACCCGCGTGCTGTCTGTATTCCGCAAGGCAGAGATTGACGAAGCCGTGCTGGCACAGGCGCAGGTAACCATCAGCGAAGATCGCGAAGCGCAGCTGGCGGCCCGTCTGCTGCAGTTCGAAGAGACGCTGTCTGTGGTGGCCCGCGACGGTACGCCGCACGTGATGTGCGCCTACCTGTACGATCTGGCTGGCCTGTTCTCCGGCTTCTACGAGCACTGCCCTATTCTCTCCGCCGAGAGTGAAGCGGTACGCAACAGCCGCCTGAAGCTGGCGCAGCTGACGGCGAAGACCCTGAAGCTGGGTCTGGATACCCTGGGTATTGAAACCGTCGAACGCATGTAA
- a CDS encoding XRE family transcriptional regulator, translating into MNVGQRIRELRKAKKMTINQLASLTDWDVGNISRLERGMQGYSEASLKKIAEALEVPLSELFSFQDKKDTVDKYSINSLSPERKRDVYRVDVMDVSASAGNGNSTRDFIEVISSIEYVTEEARNLFGHRPANQVKLINVRGDSMQGTIEPGDLIFVDVGVNHFDGDGIYVFDFSGDLFVKRLQKIKTQLHVLSDNPLYREWQITDEEMDMLHVCGKVLLSQSQQFRRHA; encoded by the coding sequence ATGAACGTAGGGCAACGCATTAGAGAGCTGCGAAAAGCAAAAAAAATGACTATAAACCAGCTGGCGTCCCTGACTGACTGGGATGTCGGCAACATTTCTCGGCTTGAAAGAGGCATGCAGGGCTACAGTGAAGCCAGCCTCAAAAAGATTGCCGAGGCGTTAGAAGTTCCACTCTCTGAACTATTCTCTTTCCAAGATAAAAAAGATACTGTAGATAAATACAGTATCAATTCACTTTCACCGGAAAGGAAAAGGGACGTGTATCGAGTTGATGTGATGGACGTTTCTGCAAGTGCAGGCAATGGCAACTCTACCCGTGACTTCATCGAAGTTATTAGTTCGATAGAGTACGTTACCGAAGAGGCGAGAAATCTCTTTGGCCACAGGCCCGCAAATCAGGTCAAGCTCATTAACGTTCGCGGCGATAGCATGCAGGGCACAATCGAGCCTGGTGATCTCATTTTTGTTGACGTTGGTGTGAACCATTTCGATGGTGACGGCATATACGTTTTTGATTTTAGTGGCGATCTATTTGTTAAGCGCCTTCAGAAAATCAAGACTCAACTTCATGTGCTTTCAGATAACCCACTGTACAGAGAATGGCAGATCACTGATGAAGAGATGGACATGCTTCATGTTTGCGGCAAGGTACTTTTAAGCCAATCACAACAGTTCCGACGCCACGCGTAA
- the cmoB gene encoding tRNA 5-methoxyuridine(34)/uridine 5-oxyacetic acid(34) synthase CmoB: MIDFGNFYQLIAKNHLSHWLETLPGQIAAWQRESLHGQFKQWSNAVEFLPEMTPYKLDLLHSVTAESETPLSEGQMLRLDKLMRNLMPWRKGPFSLYGMNIDTEWHSDWKWDRVLPHLSDLTGRTILDVGCGSGYHLWRMIGAGAHLAVGIDPMQLFLCQFEAVRKLLGNDQRAHLLPLGIEQLPALAAFDTVFSMGVLYHRRSPLEHLWQLKDQLVSGGELVLETLVIEGDENAVLVPGDRYAQMRNVYFIPSALALKNWLAKCGFVDIRIADVCVTTTEEQRRTEWMTTESLAEFLDPNDSSKTIEGYPAPVRAVLIATKP; the protein is encoded by the coding sequence ATGATCGATTTCGGTAACTTTTATCAGCTGATTGCTAAAAATCACCTCTCCCACTGGCTGGAAACTCTGCCGGGGCAGATCGCCGCCTGGCAGCGCGAGTCTTTGCACGGCCAGTTTAAGCAGTGGAGCAACGCGGTCGAGTTTCTGCCGGAGATGACCCCGTACAAACTGGATCTCCTGCACAGCGTCACCGCCGAAAGCGAAACGCCCCTGAGCGAAGGCCAGATGCTGCGTCTCGACAAGCTGATGCGCAATCTGATGCCGTGGCGTAAAGGGCCGTTCTCCCTGTACGGCATGAATATCGATACCGAATGGCATTCGGACTGGAAATGGGATCGCGTGTTACCGCACCTGTCCGATTTAACCGGACGCACCATTCTGGATGTCGGCTGCGGTAGCGGCTATCACCTGTGGCGCATGATCGGCGCAGGCGCCCATCTGGCGGTCGGGATTGATCCGATGCAGCTGTTCCTCTGCCAGTTCGAAGCGGTACGCAAACTGTTGGGCAACGACCAGCGCGCGCACCTGCTGCCGCTGGGCATTGAGCAACTTCCCGCGCTGGCGGCGTTTGATACCGTCTTCTCGATGGGCGTGCTTTATCACCGCCGTTCACCGCTGGAACACCTCTGGCAGCTGAAAGATCAGCTGGTCAGCGGCGGTGAGCTGGTGCTGGAGACGCTGGTGATTGAGGGCGATGAAAATGCGGTGCTGGTGCCGGGCGATCGTTACGCCCAGATGCGTAACGTCTACTTTATCCCGTCGGCGCTGGCGCTGAAAAACTGGCTGGCGAAGTGTGGGTTTGTTGATATCCGTATCGCGGACGTCTGCGTTACCACCACCGAAGAGCAGCGCCGCACCGAGTGGATGACCACCGAGTCGCTGGCCGAATTCCTCGACCCGAATGACAGCAGCAAAACGATTGAAGGTTATCCGGCGCCGGTACGCGCGGTGTTAATTGCCACCAAGCCGTAG
- a CDS encoding tyrosine-type recombinase/integrase, producing MDKVTYPTGVENHGGTLRIWFNFKGKRVRESLGVPDTAKNRKIAGELRTSVCFAIRTGTFEYAAQFPDSPNLKTFGVGKKEITVSELAEKWLDLKRMEICANALNRYESVARNVVPRIGGNRLVSAVTKEELLYIRKDLLTGHQTPVKGKAPAKGRSVVTVNYYMTTIAGMFQFAADHGYVEANPFEGMKPLKKARAEPDPLTRDEFIRLIDACRHQQTKNLWSLAVYTGVRHGELTSLAWEDIDLEAGTITIRRNYTKLGEFTLPKTEASTNRVIHLIQPAISVLRNQAEMTRLGKQHHIDVQLREYGRTESHDCTFVFNPQLVRRCQHVGFIYKVDSIGDLWDAAEKRAGIRHRKAYQSRHTYACWSLSAGANPSFIASQMGHASAQMVFNVYGAWMADSSSEQIAMLNQRLASFAPQMPQSLQSSTRALLKSVS from the coding sequence ATGGATAAAGTCACATATCCAACAGGCGTCGAAAACCACGGTGGCACATTGCGCATCTGGTTTAATTTTAAAGGTAAGCGTGTCAGGGAAAGTCTCGGTGTCCCTGACACCGCTAAGAACAGGAAGATCGCCGGGGAACTGCGGACGTCGGTATGTTTTGCCATCCGTACAGGCACATTTGAGTATGCGGCACAGTTTCCGGATTCCCCTAACCTCAAGACTTTTGGGGTGGGTAAAAAAGAAATTACAGTGTCAGAGCTTGCAGAAAAGTGGCTGGATCTGAAGAGGATGGAAATCTGCGCGAACGCACTCAACCGTTATGAGTCAGTCGCAAGGAACGTGGTGCCCAGGATCGGGGGAAATCGGCTGGTGTCAGCAGTGACCAAAGAGGAGCTGCTGTATATCAGGAAAGATTTGCTGACCGGTCACCAGACGCCAGTGAAGGGAAAGGCCCCGGCGAAGGGGCGAAGTGTTGTCACCGTGAATTATTACATGACAACCATTGCCGGAATGTTTCAGTTTGCCGCAGATCATGGCTACGTAGAGGCAAACCCGTTCGAGGGGATGAAGCCTCTTAAAAAAGCCAGGGCAGAGCCAGATCCGCTAACTCGTGACGAATTTATTCGCCTGATCGATGCATGCCGGCATCAGCAGACGAAAAACCTGTGGTCACTTGCAGTTTACACAGGGGTACGTCACGGGGAGCTGACCTCCCTGGCCTGGGAGGATATCGATCTTGAAGCTGGAACAATAACAATCAGGCGTAATTATACAAAACTGGGCGAATTCACTCTACCGAAAACTGAGGCGAGCACAAACAGGGTCATACACCTTATCCAGCCCGCGATCAGCGTCCTGAGGAATCAGGCGGAAATGACCAGGCTTGGAAAGCAGCATCACATTGATGTGCAGCTGCGCGAGTACGGCAGAACGGAGAGCCACGACTGTACATTTGTCTTCAACCCTCAACTGGTCAGAAGATGTCAGCATGTCGGGTTCATCTACAAAGTCGACTCGATAGGTGATTTGTGGGATGCAGCGGAGAAGCGAGCAGGGATAAGGCACAGGAAAGCTTATCAGTCGCGTCACACGTATGCGTGCTGGTCACTGTCAGCTGGCGCTAACCCCAGCTTTATTGCAAGCCAGATGGGCCATGCGAGCGCCCAGATGGTCTTCAATGTGTACGGGGCGTGGATGGCTGACAGCAGCAGTGAGCAGATCGCGATGCTGAATCAGAGGCTTGCGAGTTTTGCCCCACAGATGCCCCAAAGCCTGCAAAGCAGCACCAGAGCATTATTGAAATCAGTAAGTTAA
- a CDS encoding DUF72 domain-containing protein has translation MIEISKLNTNARHVNCVEGNTTLYALPKAEVVARWREQTSDDFRFCFKFPATISHQAALRNCDDLTEEFFTRLSPLASRIGQYWVQLPATFGPRDLPALWQFLDALPREFTYGVEVRHPEFFMKGDAEKALNRGLHERGVNRTILDSRPVHAAVPHNEAIIDAQRKKPKVPVHAVMTAGNPMVRFIGSDNMPQNQALFAVWLQTLAKWEQTATPYLFLHTPDIAQAPQLVDALWQALQAVAPSIGDAPTIPQQSSLF, from the coding sequence ATTATTGAAATCAGTAAGTTAAATACGAATGCCCGACATGTTAACTGTGTGGAGGGTAACACCACGCTGTACGCCCTGCCGAAGGCCGAGGTGGTGGCGCGCTGGCGGGAGCAGACCAGCGACGACTTTCGCTTCTGCTTTAAATTTCCGGCCACCATCTCCCATCAGGCCGCGCTGCGAAACTGCGACGATCTCACCGAAGAGTTTTTCACCCGACTGTCACCGCTGGCCAGCCGCATCGGTCAGTACTGGGTTCAGCTCCCCGCCACCTTTGGCCCGCGTGATTTGCCCGCGCTGTGGCAGTTCCTCGACGCCCTGCCCCGGGAATTTACCTACGGCGTGGAGGTTCGTCACCCTGAGTTCTTCATGAAGGGCGACGCGGAGAAAGCGCTCAATCGCGGTCTGCACGAGCGCGGCGTCAATCGAACGATCCTCGACAGCCGTCCGGTGCATGCTGCCGTGCCGCACAACGAGGCTATCATCGACGCCCAGCGCAAAAAGCCGAAGGTGCCGGTACATGCGGTGATGACCGCCGGCAATCCGATGGTGCGCTTTATCGGCAGCGACAATATGCCGCAAAACCAGGCGCTGTTTGCCGTCTGGCTACAAACACTGGCGAAGTGGGAACAGACCGCCACACCGTACCTTTTTTTACATACTCCCGATATCGCCCAGGCCCCGCAACTGGTCGATGCTCTCTGGCAAGCCTTGCAGGCCGTGGCTCCGTCCATTGGCGACGCCCCCACCATTCCGCAGCAATCTTCTCTTTTCTGA
- a CDS encoding glycoside hydrolase family 105 protein, with product MKVWPVKHSPLLRQPERFIARDELKALIQKVTHNLVNIHDKTGEFLLRLDDGRVIDTKGWAGWEWTHGVGLYGIWQYYCQTGDEGMRDIIDSWFAERFVEGATTKNVNTMSPFLTLAYRYEETRNPAWLPWLESWAEWAMVEMPRTDHGGMQHITLAEENHQQMWDDTLMMTVLPLAKIGKLLNKPEYVEEAVYQFLLHVQNLMDRETGLWFHGWNYDGQHNFANARWARGNSWLTIVIPDFLELVDLPENNAVRRYLVQVLNAQIAALAKCQDESGLWHTLLDDPNSYLEASATAGFSYGILKAVRKRYVAAEYAEVAEKAIRGIVKNISPEGELLQTSFGTGMGSDLEFYRQIPLTSMPYGQAMAILCLTEYLRKYF from the coding sequence ATGAAGGTTTGGCCTGTCAAACATAGCCCGTTACTGCGTCAGCCAGAGCGTTTTATCGCCAGAGATGAGCTGAAAGCGCTGATCCAGAAAGTGACGCATAACCTGGTGAACATTCACGATAAAACCGGCGAGTTTTTACTGCGGCTGGACGACGGGCGCGTGATCGACACCAAAGGCTGGGCGGGCTGGGAGTGGACGCACGGGGTCGGTCTCTACGGCATCTGGCAGTATTACTGCCAGACCGGGGATGAAGGGATGCGCGATATCATCGACAGCTGGTTTGCCGAGCGCTTTGTCGAAGGGGCCACCACCAAGAACGTCAACACCATGTCGCCGTTTTTGACCCTTGCGTATCGTTATGAAGAGACGCGTAACCCGGCCTGGCTGCCGTGGCTGGAGAGCTGGGCCGAGTGGGCGATGGTTGAGATGCCGCGCACCGATCACGGCGGCATGCAGCACATCACCCTGGCGGAAGAGAACCACCAGCAGATGTGGGACGACACCCTGATGATGACCGTCCTGCCGCTGGCGAAGATTGGCAAACTACTTAATAAACCTGAATACGTGGAAGAGGCGGTCTATCAGTTCCTGCTGCACGTGCAGAACCTGATGGATCGGGAGACCGGGCTGTGGTTCCACGGCTGGAACTACGACGGTCAGCACAACTTTGCCAACGCCCGCTGGGCGCGCGGCAACAGCTGGCTGACAATCGTTATTCCTGATTTCCTTGAGCTGGTGGATCTGCCGGAAAACAACGCCGTGCGCCGTTATCTGGTGCAGGTGCTGAATGCGCAGATTGCTGCCCTGGCGAAGTGTCAGGACGAGAGCGGTCTTTGGCATACGCTGCTCGACGATCCGAACTCTTATCTGGAGGCCTCCGCCACCGCCGGATTCAGCTACGGGATCCTGAAAGCGGTGCGCAAACGCTACGTGGCGGCGGAGTATGCGGAGGTGGCCGAGAAAGCCATCCGCGGGATCGTGAAGAATATCTCGCCGGAAGGTGAACTGCTGCAAACGTCATTTGGTACCGGGATGGGCAGCGATCTGGAGTTCTATCGCCAGATCCCGTTGACCTCGATGCCGTACGGTCAGGCGATGGCGATATTGTGTCTGACGGAATATCTGCGGAAATATTTCTGA
- the cutC gene encoding copper homeostasis protein CutC produces the protein MALLEICCYSMACAVTAQERGADRIELCAAPKEGGLTPSYGVLKSVRQAVTIPVHPIIRPRGGDFCYSTGEFDAMLEDIALVNQLGFPGLVTGLLNEDGHIDMPRMRQIMTAAQGMAVTFHRAFDMCVNPHQAFENLAELGVARVLTSGQQSSAEKGISLIKELKAQSGVPIIMAGAGVRAANLETFLQAGVFELHSSAGKWLLSPMRYRNTGLSMSTDAEADEYSRYGVDGESVAEMKAIIERYHR, from the coding sequence GTGGCATTGCTGGAGATCTGTTGTTACAGCATGGCGTGTGCCGTGACCGCGCAGGAACGCGGAGCCGATCGCATTGAACTCTGTGCGGCCCCGAAAGAGGGCGGGCTGACCCCGTCTTATGGCGTGCTGAAATCGGTGCGTCAGGCGGTGACCATCCCGGTTCACCCGATTATCCGCCCGCGCGGCGGGGATTTTTGCTACAGCACGGGCGAATTTGACGCCATGCTGGAGGATATCGCCCTTGTGAACCAGCTGGGTTTCCCGGGGCTGGTGACCGGCCTGCTGAATGAGGACGGCCATATCGATATGCCGCGCATGCGCCAGATTATGACCGCCGCGCAGGGGATGGCGGTAACTTTTCATCGCGCCTTTGATATGTGCGTAAATCCGCATCAAGCCTTTGAAAATCTGGCAGAACTGGGGGTTGCACGCGTGCTCACTTCCGGCCAACAGTCTTCCGCCGAAAAAGGTATTTCATTAATTAAGGAACTAAAAGCGCAATCAGGTGTTCCAATAATAATGGCTGGTGCTGGCGTTCGCGCCGCCAACCTGGAAACGTTTTTACAGGCAGGGGTATTCGAGCTTCACAGCTCGGCAGGCAAATGGTTGCTGTCACCCATGCGCTATCGCAACACAGGCTTGTCGATGTCGACGGATGCCGAAGCGGATGAATATTCCCGCTATGGCGTGGACGGCGAGTCGGTTGCAGAGATGAAGGCGATAATCGAAAGGTATCATCGCTAA
- a CDS encoding excisionase family protein, whose amino-acid sequence MRDTADVVLLVPNDWVSEKVLIAVTGLKPGTILRARKECWMVGREYVHVSPDGNPKPSSECMYNRKAVDAWVASMKNKQPG is encoded by the coding sequence ATGCGTGATACTGCCGATGTCGTTCTGCTGGTCCCGAATGATTGGGTAAGCGAAAAGGTGCTGATCGCGGTCACCGGGCTCAAGCCCGGAACCATCCTCCGGGCCAGAAAAGAGTGCTGGATGGTCGGGCGGGAATACGTGCACGTTTCACCGGACGGAAACCCGAAACCCTCCAGCGAGTGCATGTATAACCGGAAAGCGGTTGATGCATGGGTCGCCTCGATGAAAAACAAACAGCCAGGGTGA
- the cmoA gene encoding carboxy-S-adenosyl-L-methionine synthase CmoA yields MSDRDTLFSAPIASLGDWTFDERVAEVFPDMIQRSVPGYSNIISMIGMLAERFVQPDTQVYDLGCSLGAATLSVRRNIKHDGCNIIAVDNSPAMVERCRRHIDAWKAPTPVEVVEGDIRHIEIKNASMVVLNFTLQFLEPDDRQLLLDKIYQGLNPGGALVLSEKFSFEDATVGELLFNMHHDFKRANGYSELEISQKRSMLENVMLTDSVEAHKARLHKAGFEHSELWFQCFNFGSLVALKGGNA; encoded by the coding sequence ATGTCAGATCGCGACACGCTTTTTTCTGCGCCTATCGCCAGTCTGGGCGACTGGACCTTCGATGAACGGGTAGCTGAAGTCTTCCCGGATATGATCCAGCGCTCGGTCCCCGGCTACTCCAATATCATCTCCATGATCGGCATGCTGGCGGAACGTTTTGTTCAGCCCGACACGCAGGTCTACGATCTGGGATGCTCACTGGGCGCGGCCACGCTGTCGGTTCGTCGTAACATCAAGCACGACGGCTGCAACATAATCGCCGTCGACAACTCCCCGGCCATGGTTGAACGCTGCCGCCGCCATATCGACGCCTGGAAAGCGCCTACCCCGGTAGAGGTGGTCGAAGGTGATATCCGTCATATCGAGATTAAAAACGCCTCAATGGTGGTGCTGAACTTTACCCTGCAGTTCCTCGAGCCCGACGATCGTCAGCTGTTGCTGGACAAAATTTATCAGGGGCTGAACCCTGGCGGCGCGCTGGTGCTGTCGGAGAAGTTCAGCTTCGAAGATGCCACCGTCGGCGAGCTGCTGTTCAACATGCACCACGATTTCAAACGGGCTAACGGCTACAGCGAGCTGGAGATCAGCCAGAAGCGCAGCATGCTGGAGAACGTGATGCTGACCGACTCGGTTGAAGCCCACAAAGCCCGCCTGCACAAGGCCGGATTCGAGCACAGTGAGCTGTGGTTCCAGTGCTTTAACTTTGGCTCTCTGGTGGCGCTGAAAGGCGGTAACGCATGA
- a CDS encoding MAPEG family protein, giving the protein MVCALYAVLGALLLIKFSFDVARLRMLYRVSYGDGGFSELQTAIRIHGNAVEYIPAALILLLFMEMNGAETWMVHVCGLLLILGRLMHYYGLHQRLFRWRRSGMSATWCSLVLMVLANLWYMPWELVFSLH; this is encoded by the coding sequence ATGGTCTGCGCGCTGTATGCAGTGCTGGGTGCGTTACTGTTAATTAAGTTTTCGTTCGATGTTGCGCGCCTGCGAATGTTGTACCGCGTCTCTTATGGCGACGGTGGGTTTTCGGAGCTGCAAACCGCGATCCGCATTCATGGCAATGCGGTGGAGTACATCCCGGCAGCGCTGATCCTGCTGTTATTTATGGAAATGAACGGCGCCGAGACCTGGATGGTGCATGTCTGCGGCCTGCTGCTGATCCTTGGGCGCCTGATGCATTACTATGGCCTCCATCAGCGCCTGTTCCGCTGGCGCCGCTCCGGCATGAGCGCCACCTGGTGTTCGCTTGTGCTAATGGTGCTGGCTAACCTGTGGTATATGCCGTGGGAGTTGGTTTTCTCATTGCATTAG